TGGACGGAGGCCACCGGATCTCCCAGCACTGCCGCCCCAGGCCCCTGTGCCACCTGCGAGTCATCGCGGTACATGGTGATCACCGCGTCCGGCAGGGACGCCAGCAGCTCGCCCGTGGCCGGCCGGAAACTGCCCCACACGACCCGTGCCAGCGAGGCGTTGTCCGCCACTGTGTCCGGCAGGGTGATCTTCCAGTCCGCGATCCGTGAGTCGATGACCTCGAAGGCCAGGCCCACTGCACTGACCGCATCCCGGACCTCGGCCTCGGTCGGCGCCGGCCCGAGATCGTGACCGATCTCAACGGCGAACTCCGGCTCCAGCCGCGGTCGGATGAACTGTGCCGGGTCGAGCAGTGAGCCGTCCGCGACTTCCAGAGCATCAGTGACAGCACCGAAGTCCGGCTGATCGACGCCGAGCTGCTGTTGCATGGCCGATGACGTCAATCCGATCTTGCGCCCGGTGATCCGTTCACCGGACGTCACGCGGGCGTTGATGTTCACCCGCTGGATGCGGTAGGCCTCGTCGACGGTGAGCCCGGGGCAGGTGAAGGTGAGCGGTGCGATGCCGACGACGTCCGCCTCTGCGCGGGCCAGGGCAGCTGCCGCGGCCTCAATGTCCGTGCTGGTTGCGGTGGGTGTTGTGTCCATGTCGTCATCCTCCGATACCGCGCAGGTACCGGGCCATCGCCTGTTCCGGCCACCGGAACACGGACCTGTGGTGGTCCTACTGTCCGGGTCAGAATGACCGGGCCGCACGACCGCTACCTACAGGAGGACTTCCCATGCGCGCAGCAGTAGCCACCGCCCAGAACTATGAGGACCCGTTCGCCGGGCTGGAGCTCACG
This is a stretch of genomic DNA from Corynebacterium nuruki S6-4. It encodes these proteins:
- a CDS encoding 2-keto-4-pentenoate hydratase — encoded protein: MDTTPTATSTDIEAAAAALARAEADVVGIAPLTFTCPGLTVDEAYRIQRVNINARVTSGERITGRKIGLTSSAMQQQLGVDQPDFGAVTDALEVADGSLLDPAQFIRPRLEPEFAVEIGHDLGPAPTEAEVRDAVSAVGLAFEVIDSRIADWKITLPDTVADNASLARVVWGSFRPATGELLASLPDAVITMYRDDSQVAQGPGAAVLGDPVASVHWLACALGSRGDTLRAGDRVLSGAVDAAVDFTPGSDWHAASPGFATVRLTSTVPDTDH